In Deinococcus aerius, the following are encoded in one genomic region:
- a CDS encoding DUF433 domain-containing protein produces MTARVSIDPEVSGGKLTVTGTHVSVEDVLGCLDYAARLAGHRVTFHPCAPDA; encoded by the coding sequence ATGACCGCTCGCGTCAGCATCGACCCTGAGGTGAGTGGCGGCAAACTCACAGTCACCGGAACACACGTCAGCGTGGAGGACGTGCTGGGGTGCCTGGACTACGCGGCGCGGCTCGCGGGCCATCGGGTGACCTTCCATCCCTGTGCGCCCGACGCCTAA
- a CDS encoding 5-formyltetrahydrofolate cyclo-ligase, with protein sequence MPPSAPQGKAEWRAWARTRRQEVPDLSAEVTAHLTTFLQARGARRVLAYRALPGEPDISALAPHLDLLTTRARFRPAPHLTLHPWETATEMSRFGVLQPPADAPRVGLETVDAVLLPALAYDRRGVRLGYGGGFYDRLLPEFRGLTVGVVWDALIVDELPSESHDLRVGFLATETGVRAVQRWASGQASSGL encoded by the coding sequence ATGCCGCCTTCCGCACCGCAGGGCAAGGCCGAGTGGCGGGCGTGGGCGCGGACAAGGCGCCAGGAGGTGCCCGACCTCTCGGCGGAGGTCACCGCACACCTGACCACCTTCCTGCAAGCCCGGGGGGCCAGGCGCGTTCTGGCCTACCGCGCCCTGCCCGGCGAGCCTGACATTTCCGCCCTCGCCCCTCACCTCGACCTCCTGACCACCCGCGCCCGCTTTCGGCCCGCGCCGCACCTCACGCTGCACCCCTGGGAGACGGCGACCGAGATGAGCCGCTTCGGGGTGCTGCAACCCCCGGCGGACGCGCCGCGCGTGGGGCTGGAGACGGTGGACGCCGTACTCCTCCCCGCACTCGCCTACGACCGGCGGGGGGTGCGGCTGGGCTACGGGGGCGGCTTCTACGACCGGCTGCTGCCGGAGTTTAGGGGGTTGACCGTCGGGGTGGTCTGGGACGCCCTCATCGTGGACGAGTTGCCGAGCGAGTCCCACGACCTGCGGGTGGGATTCCTGGCGACGGAGACGGGGGTGCGGGCCGTTCAGCGCTGGGCGAGCGGCCAGGCCTCCTCGGGCCTGTAG
- a CDS encoding antitoxin, whose protein sequence is MTSAKYDTAKLFLTGRSQAVRLPREYRFEGEEVIIKRVGDGVLLLPRNNGWKNLLSSLEKFDGFQIERDQGEQQERDWGDF, encoded by the coding sequence ATGACCAGCGCCAAATACGACACTGCGAAGCTCTTTCTGACAGGCCGCAGCCAGGCGGTCCGGTTGCCCAGGGAGTACCGCTTCGAGGGCGAGGAGGTCATCATCAAGCGCGTCGGCGACGGCGTGCTGCTGCTGCCCCGCAACAACGGGTGGAAGAACCTCCTTTCCAGCCTGGAGAAGTTTGACGGTTTCCAGATCGAGCGGGATCAGGGTGAACAGCAGGAGCGCGACTGGGGCGACTTCTGA
- the gcvT gene encoding glycine cleavage system aminomethyltransferase GcvT, giving the protein MTSTPETPLKRTPLHAAHLRAGARMVPFGGWDMPVQYTGVRAEHEAVRTRAGVFDVSHMGEFRVTGPDAEAFLQRVTTNDVSKLKPGRAQYNWLPNEAGGLVDDIYVYRVGPEEFLLVVNASNIEKDWAHLLNQAAGFAVTLADESDRWGLLAVQGPEAETMLQPHVDVDLSTKKKNAFFKATLLGFDVLLARTGYTGEDGFEVFVKAEEAESLWDRLLAVGLTPAGLGARDTLRLEAGFPLYGHEFADDLHPLASTYTWVVKDKEHVGRAGIQAAPPVRLIGLALDRVPVREGYPVLLNGERVGQVTSGTSSPTLGHPIAMALVRADAASEDAYEVEVRGKAHPARRVELPFYKR; this is encoded by the coding sequence GTGACCAGCACTCCTGAGACGCCGCTGAAGCGGACACCCCTGCACGCCGCGCACCTGCGCGCCGGGGCCCGCATGGTGCCCTTCGGCGGGTGGGACATGCCCGTGCAGTACACCGGAGTCCGGGCCGAACACGAGGCGGTGCGGACCCGCGCCGGGGTCTTCGACGTGTCCCACATGGGGGAATTCCGCGTCACCGGGCCGGACGCCGAGGCTTTTCTCCAGCGCGTCACCACGAACGACGTGAGCAAGCTCAAGCCCGGCCGCGCCCAGTACAACTGGCTGCCGAACGAGGCGGGCGGCCTGGTGGATGACATCTACGTGTACCGGGTGGGGCCGGAAGAATTCCTGCTCGTCGTCAACGCCAGCAATATCGAGAAGGACTGGGCGCACCTCCTGAACCAGGCGGCAGGCTTTGCCGTGACGCTGGCCGATGAGTCGGACCGCTGGGGCCTGCTCGCCGTACAGGGACCCGAGGCCGAGACCATGCTCCAGCCGCACGTGGATGTGGACCTGAGCACGAAGAAGAAAAATGCCTTCTTCAAGGCGACGTTGCTCGGCTTCGACGTGCTGCTCGCCCGCACGGGTTACACCGGCGAGGACGGCTTCGAGGTCTTCGTGAAGGCGGAGGAGGCCGAATCTCTCTGGGACCGCCTGCTCGCGGTGGGCCTCACTCCGGCGGGCCTGGGCGCGCGGGACACGCTGCGACTGGAGGCGGGCTTCCCCCTCTACGGGCACGAGTTCGCCGACGACCTCCACCCCCTCGCCAGCACGTACACCTGGGTCGTGAAGGACAAGGAGCATGTGGGCCGCGCGGGCATTCAGGCCGCGCCGCCCGTGAGGCTCATCGGTCTGGCGCTTGACCGGGTGCCGGTGCGCGAGGGCTACCCCGTGCTGCTGAACGGCGAGCGGGTCGGCCAGGTCACCAGCGGCACGAGCAGCCCGACGCTGGGCCACCCCATCGCCATGGCGCTCGTTCGGGCGGATGCCGCCTCCGAAGACGCCTACGAGGTCGAGGTGCGGGGTAAGGCGCATCCGGCGCGGCGGGTGGAGTTGCCCTTCTACAAGCGGTAA
- a CDS encoding SDR family NAD(P)-dependent oxidoreductase has translation MNTLIVGATGGIGTATARAFASGGARLTLSGRDAEKLEALAAELGARARAADLAYESHVRALLEDLSDLDTLVYAAGAALPGPLTEAEPSAVRAVWNANYFGALWVLKHGLGRMASGGRVYLLGARPELVTARGFSQYAASKAALSRAAEVTRLEARGVGITLVLPPAVDTGLWAQVGRVPRGALSPEVVARAIVADRSGPVQNELRVGP, from the coding sequence GTGAACACGCTCATCGTGGGGGCGACCGGGGGTATCGGCACGGCGACGGCGCGGGCCTTTGCGTCGGGGGGCGCGCGGCTGACCCTGAGTGGACGTGACGCGGAAAAGCTGGAGGCGCTGGCGGCCGAGCTGGGGGCACGGGCCAGGGCAGCGGACCTCGCCTACGAGAGCCATGTGCGGGCGCTGCTGGAGGACCTGAGCGATTTGGACACCCTCGTCTACGCCGCCGGGGCCGCCCTGCCCGGCCCGCTGACGGAAGCCGAGCCCTCCGCTGTGCGCGCGGTGTGGAACGCCAACTACTTCGGGGCGCTGTGGGTCCTCAAGCACGGGCTGGGGCGCATGGCCTCTGGGGGCCGGGTGTACCTGCTCGGCGCCCGGCCCGAACTCGTCACTGCACGGGGCTTCTCGCAGTACGCCGCGAGCAAGGCCGCCCTGAGCCGCGCCGCCGAGGTGACCCGGCTGGAGGCGCGCGGCGTTGGGATCACGCTGGTCCTGCCGCCTGCCGTAGACACGGGGTTGTGGGCTCAGGTGGGCCGGGTTCCACGCGGAGCCCTCTCGCCGGAAGTCGTCGCCCGCGCCATAGTCGCCGACCGTTCCGGTCCCGTGCAGAACGAGTTGCGGGTGGGGCCGTAA
- a CDS encoding YlcI/YnfO family protein, producing the protein MSTLSVRLPDSLHKRLKDLAKQEGVSVNQLISTAVAEKVSALLTEDYLKERAARGSWEKFDAAMALVPDAEPDPADRLP; encoded by the coding sequence GTGAGCACCCTGAGCGTCCGTTTGCCCGACAGTCTGCACAAGCGCCTGAAGGACCTTGCCAAACAGGAAGGCGTGAGCGTGAATCAGCTCATCTCCACCGCCGTCGCGGAGAAGGTAAGCGCCCTGCTGACCGAGGACTATCTGAAGGAACGTGCCGCGAGAGGCAGTTGGGAGAAGTTCGACGCGGCGATGGCCCTTGTCCCCGACGCCGAGCCCGACCCCGCCGACCGTCTTCCCTGA
- a CDS encoding 2'-5' RNA ligase family protein — protein sequence MTPSFLLGLLPPADFAARVEAFRERLGLRESAPHVTVKARSGLGGDLEWVPSARAGVAASPPVALQVGGARAFRNGSAVYLAVQSPEVVALHVRLLEALAPAERFGYEGPHMTPHLTLALRRRGVDLRTVLEAARAEFADLEVGPLAFTCSEVWLLRKPGPGGLYRPEEAWPLAQR from the coding sequence GTGACGCCCTCTTTCCTGCTGGGCCTGTTGCCTCCCGCCGACTTCGCCGCCCGGGTGGAGGCCTTCCGGGAACGTCTGGGCCTGCGCGAAAGCGCCCCCCACGTGACCGTCAAAGCCCGCAGCGGACTCGGCGGCGATCTGGAGTGGGTGCCGTCCGCGCGGGCAGGCGTCGCGGCCAGTCCCCCCGTCGCCCTGCAAGTAGGCGGCGCGAGGGCCTTTCGCAACGGGAGCGCGGTTTATCTGGCCGTTCAGTCGCCGGAGGTGGTGGCGCTGCACGTCCGCCTCCTCGAGGCTCTGGCACCTGCCGAGCGGTTCGGGTACGAGGGGCCACACATGACGCCGCACCTTACTTTGGCGCTCAGGCGGCGTGGCGTGGACCTTCGAACTGTGTTGGAAGCGGCAAGGGCCGAGTTCGCCGACCTGGAAGTCGGGCCTCTGGCCTTCACCTGCTCGGAGGTCTGGCTCCTGCGGAAGCCCGGACCCGGAGGCCTCTACAGGCCCGAGGAGGCCTGGCCGCTCGCCCAGCGCTGA
- a CDS encoding TIR domain-containing protein, with protein MAEPLHQRRQLRALQRLEKALANSLSQASLGSVEARAVDAYIDKYLGILRDLKNEDVDGTEVLEPFQPLRVGYSEELYTASDINRVVNDIRIAIDILSEQDSLVGKSKGDKIFITHGRDEQWRRLQAYLEKQLRLNTIELSQQAYRGRHTLTKLDQESNNCNYAIIVMTGDDITEDGASRARENVIHEIGFFQAKFGIERVCLMYEIGTSIPSNIDGLGRVQFEKGRIEASFSDLHRELQEFFDV; from the coding sequence ATGGCAGAGCCTCTTCATCAACGACGACAGCTTAGGGCGCTTCAGCGTTTAGAAAAAGCACTTGCAAATTCGCTTTCTCAAGCCAGTCTTGGCTCGGTAGAAGCTCGTGCAGTTGATGCCTACATCGATAAGTACCTTGGAATTTTGCGGGATCTGAAGAATGAAGATGTTGATGGGACTGAAGTTCTTGAACCATTTCAGCCATTACGAGTTGGCTACTCCGAGGAATTATATACTGCTTCGGATATCAATAGGGTAGTCAACGATATAAGGATCGCAATAGATATTTTGTCTGAGCAAGATAGTCTCGTTGGCAAGTCAAAGGGCGATAAGATCTTCATAACCCATGGAAGAGATGAGCAATGGAGAAGACTGCAAGCGTATCTTGAAAAACAGTTGAGATTAAATACTATTGAACTTTCTCAGCAGGCCTACAGAGGTAGGCACACATTAACTAAGCTAGATCAGGAGTCAAATAACTGCAACTACGCTATTATAGTTATGACTGGTGATGACATTACAGAGGATGGTGCTAGCAGAGCCCGCGAGAATGTTATACATGAGATTGGCTTTTTTCAAGCTAAGTTTGGAATAGAGCGTGTGTGTTTGATGTATGAGATAGGCACCAGCATACCGTCCAACATAGATGGGCTTGGGAGGGTTCAATTTGAAAAAGGCAGGATAGAAGCTAGTTTTAGCGACCTACATAGAGAGCTTCAAGAATTCTTTGACGTATAG
- the gcvP gene encoding aminomethyl-transferring glycine dehydrogenase → MRPLNELLQTDDFTSRHIGPTEAEQAEMLAALGVSSLDELVESTLPESIRFGGELQVGGPVTEAQALADLKAVAAKNKVFRSYIGMGYSGTHVPPVILRNMLENPGWYTAYTPYQAEISQGRLEMLLNFQQMVMDLTGMPVSNASLLDEATAAAEAMTLARRQVKSKGNVFYVADDVHPQTLDVVRTRAEYFGYEVATGPANGDIPEGTFAILVQTPGTYGDLHDLSPIAERIHAAQGALIVATDLLACALVTPPGEQGADIVIGSAQRFGVPMGFGGPHAAFLACRSEYQRSMPGRVIGVSKDARGKTALRMAMQTREQHIRREKATSNICTAQALLANMAAAYAVYHGPEGIRTIAERVHRLTGILARFLAEAGVEVVTGNFFDTLTFKGDSVAIRARAEAKGINLRYEGDLISVSLDETVAPADVEDLIEVITGTRQNDQGQEFKVLSEYQHKFISGIPEALERTSPYLTHPVFNTHHSESAMLRYLKTLENRDYSLVHGMIPLGSCTMKLNATAEMIPVTWPEFGNLHPFAPADQTQGYAQMLTELEAWLADITGYDAVSLQPNSGAQGEYAGLLTIRKYHESRGEGHRTVCLIPASAHGTNPASAAMLGMQVVVVKTDANGNIDLDDLRAKAEQHSANLGALMITYPSTHGVYEEHVTEVCEIIHAHGGQVYLDGANMNAMVGLAKPGLIGSDVSHLNLHKTFAIPHGGGGPGMGPIGVKAHLAPFLPNHEVRPVSESHTGAVSAAPFGSASILPISYLYIRLLGPAGLKKATQVALLNANYIAKKLGGAFPVLYTGRHERVAHECILDIRPLKQASGITEEDIAKRLMDYGFHAPTMSFPVPGTLMIEPTESEPKAELDRFIDAMLNIRREIQEVQDGLLKAEDSPLRHAPHTQDDLMADEWNRAYSRETAAFPTRAQRAWKYWPAVNRVDNVYGDRNFVCSCPPMEEWVGV, encoded by the coding sequence ATGCGCCCCCTCAACGAACTTCTGCAAACCGACGACTTCACCTCCCGCCACATCGGCCCCACTGAAGCGGAACAGGCCGAGATGCTCGCCGCGCTGGGCGTGTCCAGCCTGGACGAGCTGGTGGAAAGCACCCTGCCCGAGAGCATCCGCTTTGGGGGCGAACTCCAGGTCGGCGGCCCCGTCACCGAGGCGCAGGCCCTCGCGGACCTGAAGGCCGTCGCCGCCAAGAACAAGGTCTTCCGCTCGTACATCGGCATGGGCTACTCCGGCACGCACGTGCCCCCCGTGATTCTGCGGAATATGCTGGAAAACCCCGGCTGGTACACGGCGTACACGCCCTATCAGGCCGAGATCAGCCAGGGCCGTCTGGAGATGCTGCTGAACTTCCAGCAGATGGTGATGGACCTGACCGGGATGCCCGTCTCCAACGCCTCCCTGCTGGACGAGGCGACCGCCGCCGCCGAGGCGATGACGCTGGCCCGAAGGCAGGTCAAGAGCAAGGGCAACGTGTTCTACGTGGCCGACGACGTTCACCCCCAGACCCTCGACGTGGTCCGCACCCGTGCCGAGTACTTCGGGTACGAGGTCGCCACCGGCCCCGCGAACGGCGATATCCCGGAGGGAACCTTCGCCATCCTGGTGCAGACGCCCGGCACGTATGGCGACCTGCACGACCTCTCCCCCATCGCCGAGCGCATCCACGCGGCGCAGGGTGCGCTGATCGTGGCGACGGACCTGCTGGCCTGCGCCCTCGTGACCCCGCCCGGCGAGCAGGGCGCGGACATCGTGATCGGCAGCGCCCAGCGGTTCGGCGTCCCAATGGGCTTCGGCGGCCCGCACGCGGCGTTCCTCGCCTGCCGCAGCGAGTACCAGCGGTCCATGCCCGGTCGCGTGATCGGCGTTAGCAAGGATGCCCGAGGCAAGACCGCCCTGCGGATGGCGATGCAGACCCGCGAGCAGCACATCCGCCGCGAGAAGGCGACGAGCAACATCTGCACGGCGCAGGCGCTGCTGGCGAACATGGCCGCCGCCTATGCCGTGTACCACGGGCCGGAGGGCATTCGGACGATTGCGGAGCGGGTGCATAGGCTGACGGGCATTCTGGCGCGTTTCCTGGCAGAGGCTGGGGTTGAGGTTGTTACCGGGAACTTCTTTGACACGCTGACATTCAAGGGCGATAGCGTTGCCATCCGCGCCCGTGCGGAAGCGAAGGGCATCAACCTACGCTACGAAGGCGACCTGATCTCGGTCAGCTTGGACGAAACAGTCGCGCCTGCTGACGTTGAAGACCTGATTGAGGTCATTACTGGAACGCGCCAGAACGATCAGGGCCAGGAATTCAAGGTGTTGTCTGAGTACCAGCACAAGTTTATCAGTGGGATTCCTGAGGCCCTTGAACGCACATCCCCCTACCTCACCCACCCCGTCTTCAACACGCACCACAGCGAGAGCGCCATGCTGCGCTACCTCAAAACGCTGGAGAACCGCGACTACAGCCTCGTCCACGGCATGATTCCGCTGGGCTCCTGCACCATGAAGCTGAACGCCACGGCGGAGATGATTCCCGTCACCTGGCCGGAGTTCGGCAACCTGCACCCCTTCGCGCCCGCCGACCAGACGCAGGGCTACGCGCAGATGCTCACCGAGCTGGAGGCGTGGCTGGCCGACATCACCGGGTACGACGCGGTTTCCCTGCAGCCCAACAGCGGCGCGCAGGGCGAGTACGCGGGCCTGCTGACCATCCGCAAGTACCACGAGAGCCGGGGCGAGGGCCACCGCACCGTCTGCCTGATCCCCGCCTCCGCGCACGGCACCAACCCCGCCAGCGCCGCCATGCTGGGAATGCAGGTTGTCGTCGTGAAGACCGACGCGAACGGCAACATCGATCTGGACGACCTGAGGGCGAAGGCCGAGCAGCATTCCGCCAACCTGGGCGCCCTGATGATCACCTACCCCAGCACCCACGGCGTCTACGAGGAACACGTCACCGAGGTCTGCGAGATCATCCACGCGCACGGCGGGCAGGTGTACCTGGACGGCGCGAACATGAACGCAATGGTGGGCCTCGCCAAGCCCGGCCTGATCGGCAGCGACGTGTCGCACCTCAACCTGCACAAGACCTTCGCCATCCCCCACGGTGGCGGCGGCCCCGGTATGGGTCCCATCGGCGTGAAGGCGCACCTCGCGCCCTTCCTGCCCAACCATGAGGTGCGGCCCGTCAGCGAGAGCCACACCGGGGCGGTCAGCGCGGCCCCCTTCGGCTCGGCGAGCATCCTGCCCATCTCGTACCTGTACATCCGGCTGCTCGGCCCCGCCGGGCTGAAAAAGGCCACGCAGGTCGCCCTGCTGAACGCTAACTACATCGCCAAGAAGTTGGGCGGCGCGTTCCCGGTCCTGTACACGGGCCGTCACGAGCGGGTGGCGCACGAGTGCATCCTCGACATCCGGCCCCTCAAGCAGGCGTCCGGCATCACCGAGGAGGACATCGCCAAGCGGCTGATGGACTACGGCTTCCACGCCCCCACCATGAGCTTCCCCGTCCCCGGCACCCTGATGATTGAGCCGACCGAGAGCGAGCCGAAGGCCGAACTTGACCGCTTTATCGACGCGATGCTGAACATCCGCCGCGAGATTCAGGAGGTGCAGGACGGTCTGCTGAAAGCCGAGGACAGCCCGCTCCGGCACGCGCCACACACCCAGGACGACCTGATGGCGGACGAGTGGAACCGTGCCTACAGCCGCGAGACCGCCGCCTTCCCCACCCGCGCGCAGAGGGCGTGGAAGTACTGGCCCGCGGTGAACCGGGTGGACAACGTATACGGGGACAGGAATTTCGTGTGCTCCTGCCCGCCGATGGAGGAGTGGGTGGGGGTTTGA
- the vapC gene encoding type II toxin-antitoxin system tRNA(fMet)-specific endonuclease VapC: MASPLYFLDTNTCIYIINKRPPHVAEVFRRHRIGDLAVSTVTVAELAFGVARSNRPGTYEALEEFLLDLVTVPYDDAAAWAYGEIRAKLQATGKLIGPLDLLIAAHALSADVTLVTNNEGEFRRVPGLRVENWFPE, translated from the coding sequence ATGGCTTCTCCCCTGTACTTCCTCGACACTAACACCTGCATTTACATCATCAACAAGCGTCCGCCTCACGTGGCGGAGGTGTTCCGGCGCCACCGAATTGGTGATCTGGCCGTCAGCACTGTGACCGTAGCGGAACTGGCGTTCGGCGTGGCGAGGAGCAACCGCCCCGGCACCTATGAAGCCCTGGAGGAATTCCTGCTGGACCTTGTGACGGTCCCCTACGATGACGCTGCCGCCTGGGCCTACGGGGAAATCAGGGCGAAGTTGCAGGCGACCGGAAAGCTCATCGGCCCACTTGACCTGCTGATCGCCGCCCACGCCCTCAGCGCAGACGTGACGCTGGTGACCAACAACGAGGGGGAATTCAGGCGCGTGCCGGGGTTGAGGGTCGAAAACTGGTTCCCGGAATGA
- a CDS encoding DUF4394 domain-containing protein — protein MRRLTLLPVACALALSSCGLTNSPVAPSGRVAYGLDAQGRLVTFGLDNASVSVTTRALTGLGVGETLVDLDVFNKDGALYALTDTGKLYRVDTATGALTLNTSGSLGAPRVMDFNPAALRLRVFSTGDMNYRLTPATGSPTDGAVTDDGMLMYAATDAGAGKNPNLVAAAYTNSFQGYQPVMADFNPPTTLYSVDADLDTLVTHTVGPAFSTLNTVGSLGVDAGAGMTGFDIAGTNEAYLTTSSGTNTMLYTLNLSTGKATLKSTINGVALKAFAVMLSPRS, from the coding sequence ATGAGACGACTCACTCTGCTGCCCGTCGCCTGTGCGCTCGCCCTCTCCTCCTGCGGCCTGACCAATTCGCCGGTCGCGCCCTCAGGCCGCGTGGCCTACGGGCTGGATGCCCAGGGGCGGCTCGTCACCTTCGGCCTCGACAACGCCTCCGTCAGCGTGACGACCCGGGCGCTAACCGGCCTGGGCGTGGGCGAGACCCTGGTGGACCTCGACGTGTTCAATAAGGACGGCGCGCTGTACGCCCTCACCGACACGGGCAAGCTCTACCGGGTGGACACGGCCACGGGCGCCCTGACGCTCAACACCAGCGGGAGCCTGGGCGCCCCCCGCGTCATGGACTTCAACCCGGCGGCCCTGCGCCTGCGCGTCTTCAGCACCGGGGACATGAACTACCGCCTGACGCCCGCCACGGGTTCCCCCACCGACGGCGCGGTCACGGACGACGGCATGCTCATGTACGCGGCGACCGACGCGGGCGCGGGCAAGAACCCCAACCTCGTCGCGGCGGCGTACACGAACTCCTTCCAGGGTTACCAGCCGGTGATGGCCGACTTCAACCCGCCCACCACCCTGTACTCGGTCGATGCCGACCTCGACACCCTGGTCACGCACACGGTCGGCCCGGCCTTCAGCACCCTGAACACGGTGGGAAGCCTGGGTGTGGATGCGGGCGCCGGGATGACGGGCTTTGACATCGCGGGGACGAACGAGGCGTACCTGACCACCAGCAGCGGCACGAACACCATGCTCTACACGCTGAACCTGAGCACCGGCAAGGCCACCCTGAAGTCGACGATCAATGGGGTCGCGCTCAAGGCTTTCGCGGTCATGCTCTCGCCGCGCTCGTAG
- a CDS encoding putative toxin-antitoxin system toxin component, PIN family — translation MRVVLDTNVLYSALRSNRGAAFAVLMGLRQGRFQIALSVALCLEYEDVLLREPTPLPKHAIHDILDQLAAVSSHPRMSFLWRPQLRDPKDDHVLELAINGQCSHIVTFNVRDFGGSERFNIQAVTPAQFLTLMGGPP, via the coding sequence GTGCGGGTTGTCCTAGACACCAACGTGCTTTACTCGGCACTCCGCTCGAACCGGGGGGCAGCTTTTGCGGTGTTGATGGGACTCAGGCAGGGGCGGTTCCAGATAGCTCTTTCCGTCGCGCTCTGCCTGGAATACGAAGACGTGCTGCTTCGGGAGCCGACGCCTCTTCCCAAACACGCCATCCATGACATCCTCGACCAACTCGCCGCCGTCAGCAGCCATCCCCGTATGTCCTTCCTCTGGCGGCCACAGTTGCGGGACCCGAAGGACGATCACGTTCTGGAACTCGCCATCAACGGCCAGTGTTCCCACATCGTGACCTTCAACGTCCGGGACTTCGGGGGCAGCGAGAGGTTCAACATCCAGGCCGTCACGCCCGCCCAATTCCTGACCCTGATGGGAGGCCCACCGTGA
- the hisIE gene encoding bifunctional phosphoribosyl-AMP cyclohydrolase/phosphoribosyl-ATP diphosphatase HisIE, producing MTRLDDLRFGADGLIPVVTQDARTGAVLMQAYADRAAVQRTLDTREATYYSRSRGEQWVKGATSGHTQRVVSVALDCDGDSVLYRVEQTGPACHTGEYSCFHRPLLGEQTADTGLDGTLERVYVTITERLATLPENSYVARLHAGGLDRVLKKISEEAGEVLLAAKNGDRAELATEAADLFFHTLFALAEVGVSPADVAAVLQGREGKSGLKGPKEVG from the coding sequence GTGACGAGGCTGGACGATCTGAGATTCGGCGCGGACGGCCTGATCCCCGTCGTGACGCAGGATGCCCGGACCGGTGCCGTGCTGATGCAGGCGTACGCGGACCGCGCCGCCGTGCAGCGCACGTTGGACACCCGCGAGGCCACCTACTACAGCCGCTCGCGCGGCGAGCAGTGGGTCAAGGGCGCCACGAGCGGGCACACCCAGCGCGTCGTGTCCGTCGCCCTCGACTGCGACGGCGACAGCGTGCTGTACCGGGTCGAGCAGACCGGCCCCGCGTGCCACACGGGCGAATACTCCTGCTTCCACCGGCCACTCCTCGGGGAACAGACAGCGGATACCGGGCTGGACGGCACGCTGGAGCGCGTGTATGTGACGATCACCGAGCGCCTTGCCACCTTGCCCGAGAACAGCTATGTCGCTCGGCTGCACGCCGGGGGCCTGGACCGCGTGCTGAAAAAGATCAGCGAGGAGGCGGGTGAGGTGCTGCTCGCCGCGAAGAACGGGGACCGGGCCGAACTCGCCACCGAGGCCGCCGACCTCTTCTTCCACACCCTCTTCGCCCTGGCCGAGGTGGGCGTCTCCCCTGCCGATGTGGCCGCCGTCCTACAGGGGCGGGAAGGCAAGAGCGGGTTGAAGGGGCCGAAGGAGGTGGGGTGA
- the gcvH gene encoding glycine cleavage system protein GcvH translates to MQTPSELKYAPTHEWLAEDGTVGISDFAQDQLGDVVYVELPEVGRVVTAGETVAVVESVKTASDIYAPASGTITAVNEQLSGSPELVNSGPYGDGWLFRLDVTEESGDLMDAEAYSAANS, encoded by the coding sequence ATGCAGACTCCCTCCGAACTGAAGTACGCCCCCACGCACGAATGGCTCGCCGAGGACGGCACCGTCGGTATCTCCGACTTCGCGCAGGACCAGCTCGGCGACGTGGTGTACGTCGAGCTGCCCGAGGTGGGCCGCGTGGTCACGGCGGGCGAAACGGTCGCCGTGGTCGAGTCGGTCAAGACGGCCTCCGACATCTACGCCCCCGCCAGCGGCACCATCACCGCCGTGAACGAGCAGCTTTCCGGCAGCCCCGAACTCGTGAACAGCGGCCCCTACGGTGACGGCTGGCTCTTCCGGCTCGACGTGACCGAGGAAAGCGGCGACCTGATGGACGCCGAGGCGTACAGCGCCGCCAATAGCTGA